The genomic DNA TTTTGAACGTTAGTAGCTTGAGGTCCGCGAGCGCCTTGCTCGATTTCGAAAGAAACTGTTTGACCTTCTTCTAGAGTTTTGAATCCTTCACCTTGGATAGCTGAGAAGTGTACGAATACATCGTCTTGACCTTCAACTTCGATGAAACCGAAACCTTTTTCTGCATTAAACCATTTAACTTTACCTTGTAACATGAATATTTTCCTCCTGTGTGGGTATTCCCACTAATTATTACCATTAATGCTCCAAAATAACCCTTTCAAGACGATAATTCATCTATCAGTTTTTATTCTGAACAAAAATAATTAACATAACTATATCATCGACTATATTGAAAAACAAGATAATTTAAACTGGAAATTCCAATTGAAACTTTCCTACTATTTCCATCCATCCAGTTCATCCCCCAGCAATGATTTCTCCATCTTTTTTCTTCAACAGTTGGCTTTTTAATTCTTTTAGAAAGGCTTCATCGTATTGATCGTGATTACCGCCCATTCCCAATAAGGAGGATAAGCCCAGGTCATCGAGCAGATTATCTTGAAGTTGATCCACTAAGTTCTGTGTGCTTGCTTTGTCGGAACATAATTTCGTCAAGGGCTGATGCGTTTTAAGAGCCTGATCGACAAGCTCAAGACCCACTTCTTTTGTTACTTTACCATCAGCCCTGCCCAATTGATCACACGTTTCAGTCAAGGTATGATCCACTTGTTTAGTTGTGTTTTTAACGACCTTGGTCTGCGTGGCATCCTTAACTGTTTTTTTGACAGGCTTTGTTGCATCATCTACAGCACCTGTCACTGAATCTGCCGCATCCTTCAACGGTTTCGTGACCGCACCGACAGTATCCTTCAATGGTTTCGTCGTTGAATCGATCACGTCCTTCAGCGGCTTAGATACATCCCCGACTGTTTTTCCCACCTTATCGACCGTATCTTGAAGCTCCTTTGTTGGATTTGCTGCTTTCCCTATCGCATCTTCCAACGTTTTTCCTGCA from Falsibacillus albus includes the following:
- a CDS encoding cold-shock protein, translated to MLQGKVKWFNAEKGFGFIEVEGQDDVFVHFSAIQGEGFKTLEEGQTVSFEIEQGARGPQATNVQK